AAGTTTATCAACTCACAAAAGTTAGAAGATTTGCCTCTTTTGCTCACCCTGGTAGATCATGGTGCAGACGCAGGGACTCCAGCAGATGTAATAGACAACGACCACGGGCAGCAAAACTCTGGAAGCAGCATCGCGCCTATTCACCTTCGACGGCTTAAACCGATTTCTCTGACTCCTGGCTGCACACCAGAGACGGCAATTAGCGAAGGTTATGATGAGTGAACAGGGAAAGAAGATGAACGCTGTCAGCAGCAGAGTGTATGTCGCGTTGCTGGAAAATTCCAGGTTGCAGATCAGGGAGGCTCCTGAGAAATACACTTTGACAATTCCACGTGGGATGGATATGGGAAACAAGAGGATCGGAGGCAAGAGCCAGACGAGGGCAATGAGGGCTTTGATTCTGCGCGGGGTCATCAACCTGCCGTATCGGAGCGGGAAGAACACGGCGATGTACCGCTCGATGCTGATGGTGGCCAGGGAGTAGATGGAAGAGGTGAGGATGCTGGCGTCCAGAAACACCACAGTGTGGCAGAAGGGAGAGTCGGTTTGGTTACGGAGCTGCCTCACACTGTTCACGTACAAATTCAGGGGGATGATTACTAGTGCCAGGGCAGCATCCGCCCCCGTGAGTGAAATCAGGACGAGGCGGCTGTTTCTAGACCACCCCGAGACTGAGGAGGAGATGACCAAAATCACAGCCGTGTTCCCCAGGATGATCAACACACACATAGCGGCAATGATGCACAATTTCAAGGTAGCATCTGTCTCTACCAAGGACTCAGTCAGCCCAACTCCGGTCACGTTATCTTCACCCATCTCGTTTCTAAACTCGGCTACGCGGAGGCTACAAACTACTGATCTGTTGCTTTTTACTAAACATTCATTGCAGGGATTTAAGAAAGTAAAACTCTTTAAATTAAAGTTATTTAGAAACAACTTCCATTGTCCTGTCTTTCCGTAGAGGCACGGTGTAAT
The DNA window shown above is from Hypanus sabinus isolate sHypSab1 chromosome 17, sHypSab1.hap1, whole genome shotgun sequence and carries:
- the LOC132406632 gene encoding melatonin receptor type 1A-like, translating into MGEDNVTGVGLTESLVETDATLKLCIIAAMCVLIILGNTAVILVISSSVSGWSRNSRLVLISLTGADAALALVIIPLNLYVNSVRQLRNQTDSPFCHTVVFLDASILTSSIYSLATISIERYIAVFFPLRYGRLMTPRRIKALIALVWLLPPILLFPISIPRGIVKVYFSGASLICNLEFSSNATYTLLLTAFIFFPCSLIITFANCRLWCAARSQRNRFKPSKVNRRDAASRVLLPVVVVYYICWSPCVCTMIYQALTHQSVPDWMEFVALWLPCGNGFFNCIVYFWLNKSFRKKFQEMGRKLCCSKYFVVQNTRISQVPQRKIVKGIWKYRRENTARVCSISSTSDLVLSSN